Below is a genomic region from Indicator indicator isolate 239-I01 chromosome 2, UM_Iind_1.1, whole genome shotgun sequence.
CTTATGGTATAGGAGTAACTTACATGACCAAGAGGCGTCAAAGGCAGGATATTCCATGTTTGTTTGACAACTCAAATGTTTCAAAAGTGACGAGATCCTTGTATTTAGGTTCAGATCCTTGAAGAAACTGCTCAGTGTGATGAAGGCAATAAGCACTGGAGAAGTCAGTGAGCCAGGTTCTTGTCTACACTGTTGTGACACAAGGACCTTTTGTTCACTGCCTCATGTCCAGCACATGGTGGCTTCTTTGTCACTGCTGGACTGACAAGAGTTTTTCCTGGCTTGATCTTTAAACATGGAGGTGAAGGGTGATGGGACAAAACAAGGATTGCTGCCAAAGACCAATCCAAACCAGTTCCAAGATGGCAATTTTAGAATGGAGTATAAAGGCATGTAGCTTCGCAGCAAAGGACACATGCAGAGGCAGTTTCTGCCAAGAGTTTCTAGCCCCAGACAATGTCATTAAGGAAAAAAGTATCTTTCTGTATCAGTCCTGTCCTTTAGGGTCAGAAAACCAAGACACAAGATGTCTGGCTTCCAGAAACAGTGTGATGTCCCTGCCAATGAAGGAATGCGTGTAGGCCAGGGCTCTTGCTCAACCACCATCCCTGTAGGATGCACTGGCAGGATACAATAGAAGGTATTCTGGGATGTGTCTCTGCTGGGTCGGCTGTACCAAGGGTTAATCATAGGTCAGTCCAGCCCCTGTAGTAAATCATGTTGGCAAGAGAGCAGGTGTATTTCAGCAGCTCTCACATTCCGGGTACTATCGCCCTTGTAATTGTAACAGTATTACAAGCCCATACAGCCTCATCCCAGCTTTATCAACTACCAGGCTATAAACCCTGCATTTCAGCTAGCTAGAACTAGTTACCTGCATTTTAATTTTGATCCAGGATATGAAAAACACACCCCTCTTTCCAGAGCCTTCACAACACATCAAGAGAAATGCAGGAGAAGTACAAAGCCTGTGCCCCAAGAGGCTTGCCCTTCTCAAGAGCCGGAGGACATTGCCCCATGCCCCCACACAACCCAATGTCTCTGGTCCCTACCTACTGGCCATGAGGGAAAGCCAGATGCACACTCCAGGCTATCCCAACATGTCATGTCAGCAGACATTTCACTTTTAAGCTAAAGAGGCTCCAGCTCAAGTGTCTTCACTGATCCCAAGCACTGTCAAACAGCCCTCCATGTAGTTCTAATTCCACAAAGGGTAATAACTATTAATCTTAGACGAACTTCTAAAACAGATGAAGCAGAACTGTGAGGTATGGCAGTAAAGCAGGTTAATGACTGAGTACCAAagagaggtggaaaaaaaagttggGGTGGTATGTTTTTTACCAGTTGATAGTTCAGTGTAGTTTATGTGATTTGGATATCTGGAAAAAGGATGAATGACATGTAGGGAAACCACACACTTCTCTTTAGCCTATTCTTGACTATCAGACAGAAGATGCTCTTACTTTTATACTCTGGTCCCCAGCACCTTGAGTCTAAAACTAATTTCCTCTTTCAATGCAAAAAGATCTGTCCATTCTTTTTCAAAACATGAACTTCTAGAGGCCAGACCACCTCATCAGCAGTAAAAGCAGTATCTATTTTCCACCATTTTGGCCCTGTAATCTCAGCCATATTTAGCATGCACTTGGGACTTCTTATGGTAGTCTTCAATGTTTGGCATTGCTTAACAAAAtgcaattacatttttaaaaccaACTAAGACAAAACAGAACTTACAAGCTTTTCCAAGGGCAGATTATGCTAACATTTTGTCACATACTACAGCAAATGTTCTTATGTTTGCAGCACTCCATACATAATAAGCATTAGCTTTAAACAGGCTAAACCACTCATAATACAAGTGACATTTACTGATCTTTCCAAAATGGATAGTAAATGTATTGAATCAGTGTTCCATGAATGTACAGCATTGCCTGCAAAGTATATGGAGATGATAAAAGAGTGATAAATTGAGACTTTTGGAAAGGATTGAGACCTGTTTCTAATCCAGCACAGACTCAGAGTATCTTATGCAAACATACAGTAGCACTTTTATAGTGATGCATGAAACTTTACATGTGTAGAAGTATATTGCTTCCAAAATCCTAAAAAAACATTAGTAATAATGTAAAATCAAACTGGCTTAGTTTTCAGTGTAACAAAACACTTTATTTAgcataagattaaaaaaaaccccaccacatatgaaaattatatttaacAAGGTCTGAAGATATCTCATTCCTCTCCAAGGAAAGTAACATTTCAAGACAcgttatttttaaaatcaaagaGCAATACTACACCTCTCATCCTTCATTTTCAAGATGGAAAAGATGCTGGATTGAACATACTCTGTAATTCATTATTTAGCTGGTAGACTTGTTTTCTTGcagcaaaatgcatttttatagTATTTTGCAGAACTATAAAACTGTTCTAACATTGCTTAACACTGTTTACCTCTTCACATATTACAAGTATCTAAGAGATAATTTCATGTCTGATTTAGCACAGAACTTACTCCTACTGAACCAACTAGTGGATTGTTTAATTTAGTTGTACATGTCCTACAAGACCATTTTCAAGAGCACTTATTTTGAAGCAATTCTTCCTCCATCTCGTCCCCCCTGCCACCAGGGTGCTTTTCTCCCAGCTGCCCTGTCATCTTTTCCTCATCCCGTCCCAGCACCCTGTGGACGCTGAAAATAACTTTTCCCTCCActccagagaggctgcagagtctcctccactggagacattcagaatctgtgtgacctactctaggtgatcctcctctgataagggggttgggactagacgatctttccggtcccttccaaccccgacactctgtgattctgtgatgtcggCATCGTTCAGAGTATctgcaccccaggaaggctcccaTAACCTCGTTCTTCCACTAGGTGCTACTCCCTGAGCATGTTTATGTCTCCTAGCCCTGTTATTAGCTTTTAATAATTCCGTTTACACGCTGGAACCAAGGCAAACAGGCTGCTAGACTgagccagggctgctcttcGAGGGTTTATGGTAAAGCATTGCGCGGAGAGTTGCTTTTAAACTCATGCTGCGCACCTTGTTCCATGGCAAGGGGTGCCGTGACCCAAAAAGCCACAGGGCAACATACGGAAGATCTCCCCCTCTCCTCATGCCTAAAAGGCTGAGAACATGACTGACACGTCAGATCCTTGTGAGCGTTGGCTCTCCGCACggcaaatggaaaaaaaacagcacaacGCCTCCGGGAAGCGCAGGAAAGGAGGGGCGGGCCTTCTCTGGCTCACAGCCTGCGAGGCGCCGGGCCCTCGCGCCGCTGCCGACCGTTCTTGCGGCGGCGAGGGCCAGAGGACCTACTGCAGCTCTGCCACGCACCGCCCACGGCAGAGCGCGGGCAGCTACGCGCCATAACCGCCACCGGCGCCCGTGCCGGCAGAGGCGCGCGCCTGGAGCAGGCCGTTGGGGGGCGGGGCAGGGCATGGCGGGTTGAGCGCCAGCGCCACGCTCCCTCGGCTTCACCCTCCCCCCGTGCGCGCGTGCCTACGTGCGCGCGCCCTGCTCCGTGACCCATTTCAGTGAACAAAGGATTTTGCTGGAATCTCAGCGCTAGACCTAAAATGGCGCCGACGCTCTCGCCCGTCCCCGCCCCGCATGAGTACCATAGAGATGGGGCGGGACGGAGAGACCAGAGCGGTCGCTCCCCGTCTCCTCTCTAGGCGGCCATAGTCCGGCCTCGCTGGTGCGCGGCGGGGGAGGGAGCGCAGGTCGGGGAAGGCTCTGTCACATCATGGCGGACGAGGGCGACTCTGAGCCGAAGAAGGTAATGGAGGATGGAGAGGCGGCGAAAGACATTCCCGCCCCGCGCGCGGCCGTAACCCACCCCGCTCAGCCCCTCCTTCCTCTTGCTCCTCGGCTCGGCTTGGCTTGAGGCGAACGGCTGAACGAGCCATATCCGTACCGTCCCGCGTCGCTGTACGTGAGTGGCGGGGAAGCCTCCGGAGAGCCATTCTCGGTGGGTCACAAGCCGGGCTGAGCCAGACCAGGTCCGTAATCCGCACAGGCGCAGGAGGCCGGCGGTGCGTGGAGCCCTTCGCGCGTGTTAAGGTTTCTCTGCCCTCCCCGCTGAAGCGCAGTCGGgcgctgggaggaggaggaggagcagctgcgcGTCAGTGCCCGCGAAAGCAGAGGTGTAGTGCTGCGCTGGGCACACGGGAGGTTATCGCGGACCGGTTGTGAATCCCTCTGGTTTCTGCTCCAGAGAAGATAGTTAGGAAACAGTACACGAAACCAGTAGCTGAACTGAGGCTCTATAGGACCGAGTGGGTGGGGTGCGAGTTTTCTGGTTATCCACGGACGCCTACGCTGTCATGGTATTTGAGCCTTTGTAAGGCCGTAGTTAGCAGTGATTAGAGTCATAAGAAGTGATTTCAAGTATAGCAACAGGTGAAGTACTATTTTTAAAGGATGCATCATACTGTGTGGATGTAGCAGGGATACCTTTTTTGCCAACAACAGCAGCGTATCAAGTGACATCTTCTATATGAGACTACTTGAAATTACTCATTAGGAATTAGACCAACATAGACCAAATCCATTTTGCCTCACTTGTACACGGGGGTTATGTGGAAACAGCTGATGATTGTCCGTAGGGAACAGAGAGAATTATTGCTGGGGATTTCCATATTTGTTGGGGATTTCTGTGCTTGCATACAGATCCACCTGTTGTCAGGTGGCTGCCGTCCTTGTTGCCACAGTCATGAGCTTGCACTTGTCTGAAAGAGCTGTCAGCCCTCCACAAATAATTCACTGTAGTACTCTCATcttcaaaatgtgttttgtcCAAATGGAATAACCTTACACAAAAGTAAAGCAATTTAAACATCATCTTGTAAGATTTTAGTCAACAGTTGCACGTGTATTTAAACACAACAGGATGAGACAAATTCTCACACCATCtgtaacaaaaagaaataagagCAGAAGATGTTCAGCTTTTAATACAGTGCAGAGAACTCTGACCCATGTCATTGTGAGGTCTTTTTCTGTATAGTTTCTCAGTGCTTGTGATACCAATGTGCATTCTTAAGGATGCTTGTCAGGCAGAAAACAGGGGTTGTATGCAAGTTAGAAGACTTGTATTATGCAGAAGCCAGTGTAGACATCTCtgaaattaaaaacatatttgtCATTTCACAGTTGGGTTTCTGAATGCCACATGTAATTAccatttgaaaattaaatagaaaactGATAGATGGAAGGTAAGGTAAGTTACAGATATGAGACAGAGTAtgagatgatcttggaggtcttttccaaatgaaataattctatggttctgtaaaATAGTTTTTAGCAGTAGGTTCATTAAAAAACTTAAGTGTTGTATATAGAAGAATTTCTGTACACAGTTCTTGCCTATGCATAGGATTAGATTAAAAACTGCTGGTCTATAAATGTTTTTCAAAGAATTGGTAAGGTTGGataagacctctaagatcatcaagtcaaactgTCATTTTGGTTAGTGTTGAGTACATGGTTCTTTACTATGTGTGCATTCTTCAGTAATTTCAGAGGTGCTCCTAGCATGCCTTTTTAGATATTAAAATTATGTGGCAGAAATAACCACATAATTGTTCGTAACCTTACCTGCTTGTTGTGATATATGAGCAAAGATTGTGGATTTGTACGGATTttatctcttcctttttttggaaatgtaaaacaaaataaactaaGTACTTCTTGTATAATATTCAACAGAAAGGATACATCAGCAGGTTCGTAGAAAATGATGTTGCCTAAATCAATAGTTAACTCTTCTGAAACCATTCCTAATACAGCTGTGGATGTTCACTTTTGCTCAGATACACCCCTGGAAGCAGAAAATTCTCAAATTATTATTTTGGATTACCAAGATAACAAGTCAGTTTGACAATAGACTTGGGATTACAGACTTATCCAAAAgtaggtttttaatttttttcccccccagtcctttAAACTCCTGGGATTTCTTGATGTTGGAAGTGTCCCATGTGCACGAGAGTCGGTGCTCTATGGCTCCCTGGGATCTTTCGTTGTGGGTCTTGGACACTTTTTAGCAACTAGtaagtttttcttctgtttttcctttttgctgttTAGTTTTTAATAATAGTAATGGGAAATCACCTCAGGTTTTTTGcctaatttttgtttttcttccaggTAGAGTTAGAAGATCCTGTGACTTTGCAATCGGTGGCTTTATTTGCACAATGTTGGGATACTGGTATGTAAAAGCTCTTGAATTTAGATCTAGGTTAGCTGCTTTGTACATGATCTCTGTGTGACCTTTCATACTGTTTTTGAAACTCTGTGAAAAACTTGCCTAGGAAAGTGTATACCAGTCCTCATTGGCCGTGTAGTGTTTGTCTCAAAGAAATAGCAGTTACCCAAATATTTTCGTTATGCATAGTTTCATATTGAATTTTACTAGTATTATTATATTTGGTTTCAAATTTTGAGCTATTTGAATAAGTCTGATTTGACACTGTCACCCATATAAAGTGGGgaattgtgttttcttttcatcccGTCCTCTAGGTTTTACTGCCGGTACAATTTGGCCCAGCACAGGATCCGGCAAAGAATGCTTAAGGAAGGAATGAGAAACAAAATTTTGTTTGAAGGCAGTTCTCTTGATCCAGAAAAAAGCCAAACTGGCAATGAAAGAAGTGATTCATAGTCTACTACAGAGGAATCTGTGGTCTAATACAGCtttgggagaaggtggtccaaAAATGGCAGTCTTCCCTGTAGATGCATGAGGTGCCTAAAGCTTGTAAATCATGCTGGTTTTCCTAGCAAACACAAGCAAGAAATGCCTATCAGTTCTATTCAGTTGGTACAAGCCTTTCTTTATttcatatatgtgtgtatgaCTATGTACACAGTTAGGATTGACATCCTATTAAACATCTGGGAACTGAGGTGGTCTTCTTACATGGTTTATGAGGTCTATTACAAGGTTCCACTATAAATGGAATGTTTTGTTTTAGCGAATTGGTAACTATGCCTCATTTTGatacagcaaaatattttcatcatCTATTCTCTGTGTAAATGTATGTTTTAGTGATACTCTTAATTGTGCTGTTTGTAAACAAGGAATATTAAACAGTAGGTGAAGGCTTTGCTTCTGCAAGATGGGTGAATACCAGTAGTCTTTGTAAGATTTCAGCTGCAGAGTAACTTCATTGATTTATATACGCTGTGAAGTTGAAGGATTTATATCTTTCTTTGGTCTGTgtgaaataaagaataaaatgaCACTTCAGAAGCAGTCTAAGCTATGTAAGTAACTAATATTTTTACTTGATTAAAAATCTTGCCCTTCTATTTAAGTGATTTCCTTAAAACTGGTGGAGTAATAATAATTTACATTATTTGTAAGTAGCTGTGGTTGgtagttgtggttttttttgttttgaaaaaggCATGTTCTACTTGTATATTTCACTGTACATTTTCAGTGGAAAGCAGTATCGTTATATAATTTAAAGGAAACTGTCTTATTTAGAAATACAGTGTTAGATCTAATTGTGTATTAGTAAAAAGATGAATGATAGCACAACCAGTAACACAATGTATTTACCTTTTTTCACAAAGTGATTTACAGTGTATTGTACTGTAAGCACTTTTTTGGTCTAAAGGCATTCGCTGAGCAAATGCTAGTGAGGCATGCTAATTACACTAAGATAATAAAACTTTTGCCCTCTGGATTAGCCtctcaaaagaagaaaacaaatttgtATGCTGTTCCATTTTTTCactctcttcctcctgttttttCTGGAGAAACCAATAAAGATAAATTTTGTGGAGGACATTCAATTATTTTGATATAAAAAGTCTTCAGAAAACTTGGCTTTGCACGATGAAACACTTTCTGTCCTCTCTGCAAAGTCTAAACTGAGAACTGGTAGTAACTCTAattcagaagaggaaaatgtaTCCCCTGCTTCTGTGTTGGGGAGAGGGAAACTTTTTCCCTTTGGATAGGGTAAGGAGGTGTTAACTCGAAGCCCTTAGAGTAGCAGTGTGAAACTGATGGAGCCATGAGCCAGGACTTACGAAACTCCTATTTTAATACATGGTTGACTTCTTTCCTATCTAACCTAAGAAAAGGAACTGCAAACTAAGCACAGGAGGTCTTTTGACTGCAAGGTTGTAGTTCAGCTGGGGAGTTAGGAAACAAAAGCATGCAGATGAAAATTTACTCTGGCAAAGAGCAGTTTTAGAAAAGAAGAGAATGATAGGAGGGGAGTTCTTCAAAGTGCATGAGCACTGTGGCTGTGTTgagaaaaaggcagaagcatCATGATACTCTGTACCTTAGAAAATCTGGGGAAAACTGCAACATTAGATCCTCTCTGGTGCTAATTAGTGGTGATGTAAGCTACTGGATTTAAGGGTATTAGCTCACTAGTGGCTTAACTATGATACTAGGAATTCTGGCCAATAACTCTGAAATTCTAAATATATCTGCATTGCCTAGATAACTGATCTAATACTTCTGCCTCCCTGTGCAAATGTAAAATAAGTATGCCAGATGTTAACAGAAAAATTGAGAAGAGGCAATATGCAGGCAATCTGGCTGATGCATTTGATCTTCATCATCTAGTAAATTGAGGGGGAACTGAGCTAACCAAAAGTTGGAGCCTTTACTGAATGGGACACTGGAAtaaggcaaggaagctgtgaacaTGACTCAGTTGGCATGAAAGGAGAGGGCCTGcaacagcagagggaagaatGCTCATGGTTAAACATGCTGGGAGGGGGGAGcggggagggggatggggacTGAGAAGTCTGGCATAATTCCTTGAAGCTCGGGCTACAGCTGCCTCTCGGCTAACTCTGGGAAGTGGATTGAAAGTGACTGAGGAGTTGCAGACCCCTATTGAGAGGGTGAAGGACAGGACAAACTGCCAAAATCTCTTTAATTAGGATACATtcacaagcaaataaaaattacactaacttaataaaagtaattttaaaaacaatttcctAACATCTTAAAATTAGTGAACTGTACCTGTATTAATACTGATTTCTGTAATCTAAGCCATTGGTGGAAACACAGCATGCATCTCTGTTTTATTACTGGGCCTGATATCTTTAGGCATTGTTGCTTACAACAGATGTGATAGTTCTTGCTTTATCAAAGTTCAAAATACTCCTCAAATGAAAACTTACTACACAGTTACTAGAAATGAAGAGAAATAGTAATTGTGAAGATATTTGGTTTTCAGCCCTCTGAATAAgccttaaaaatgaaaaatgagagaATGAAGTATAACAACTTTAAGCGATGAGGTTGATAAAACCCTGTTTATTTTACTGAGGGTTATGTTACTTGGTCACTGAACAGCAACTGACAagcactttttttgttgttgtttaatcCCTGAAGATTCCTCACTTCAAGTAATCTAGAACACCactaaaataaatacatggGTTTGTGGCCCCATTCACTCCTCCACACCTTAATGGACTGGGGAAGTTCACTGGTTCTTTTTCacaagacatttttctttctgttagaaTTTCTGTCTGTTGGAAAACTTTCCCAACAGCTAAGAGATTATCTTCTAGACTTCTATAGGTAGATGAtggtgaggccttgagcgaAAGAAGATAAAGAGACAGTGACCCAAAACTTCAAAGGGGCCAAGGTAAAGATTCACACACTAAGAAGCTGACATCAACGAGAAGTAAATGGACTTTATCTATTTAAATGACTCCATGCATATGTAAACTATTTCCCAGAAATTTAATGAATATGTGTAGCTCTAAGTGTATATAAAGCACATTGAGACTACTTTGGGTTGATGCAAATTTGGAGGGTGACCTCTTTGCATCCGGTGCTGTATCAAAGCAATACCTTGGCGTAATGGTTATCGGCTATTGAGTTTTGATCCCCATCTCATTACTCTTCCTGTGATACCAATACTCTGGGAAAAGGGGTTTGTTAGACCTCTCAGGCACACTCAGGAGTCCCAACAGTCGTGGGCCTCTGAGCCTTGCAGGAGGGAAAATCACTGTCGAGGCAACAAACTGAAGCACGGCAATCTAAGGTTAATTGATGACTGGTTATCAGATGTGTGTGATCGATCTGCTGTGCACTGCAGTGCTTTTCACTGAAGCAAACCTACTGCTTCAGCTATTGCAAATTGTGACAGGTTCAAACCCCAAGAACTTTCTTGAAGTTAACAGCAGAGACAGAGCTGTCACTGCAAACTCATCTTTCACCTCTTTACCCAAGCAGGGATTTTTTGGATTTGTTGGTTCTTACGACATTTTGCAGGCTTCCAGGCTATTCTCTGTGTCACCACCTACCCCAAGTCTGCAAGTGATGCAAAGGAAGGGTCACCTCTTGGCATTGAGCCTTCTGCTTAATAgagtaatcttttttttttttttttagataggGAGGGAAATACATTTGTTATTTCTGGTGTAAGCAACTCAGGTAACAATGAAATACTGTGTGACCTCAGCTGTAATGAGCTCCTAAGTGAAAGATTTTCCTCAACTTAGCAGGCTAATTCCCATACTTCTCTCATTCCGTATCTAGGCATTTAGCTCAAGAGCTCAGTGGGCACCAGTGAAATTGTTTGGTTTACTCCATTTAAAGTTTGAAACAAATATGTTGTTATTGCCTTGGAAAATTGATCAAAACAAAGGCTTTACAGTATGTTTAAACGATCAAGAAGATGATcctttggattttattttttttccatcttctttAAATTGAAGAACTGGGAATTAATTAAATGTCGGAAGTGGAGTTGAGTTGTGGTTTATGTGACTTAAGGGCTTGGAATACATGTCCTTACgtgtaaaaattaaaatactgcaCTAACCAAGTCAAGTGGAGGTGAGGATGCGGGCTGATGAAGAGAAGGTAAGGTCTTGGATGACAGGATTTGAGGACAGTGGAGACTTTTCATTCATGGCTAGCAGCGATCTGACTAAAACTGTTCACAGGCCCTCATGTTTTTACATGCTCTTTATTTTGTTCTGCATGTGCAGGCAAATGAAGCCTGAGAGCCGTCCAGCAGTGGGTCTGCGTGTTTCTGTGGGAATAGGTCACAGCATCCCAATATCTGCTTGTTTTAGAGGTTAAGAGCAGTTTGTTCTGAGGAGGATATTTTAATCTTTCCAGTTTCTGTCATCTGTCATGAGCAAGACTGCATCAGAGTCCTCAACTTTCCTAAATGTGCAAGGAGCCCACTGACTGTACCTAAAATGTACCGTGGGAGCAGCCAATTGCCACTGCACTCTTTCTCCTTAGACTGGCCATGGCTTCAAAAATAGCCAGTTTTTATACTGTCTTTTTACCAGAACCAGTTACTCTCCCTCTCCATCTTCACGCtgtggagagaaagaaacatgATTTGGTTATTCTTGTAAACTACTTGTTTATTTTATCAAACCCTGTTACAAAGGGCAGCAAGTGTGCTCCCAGCCAGTGTGGCTTCTCTATCTGGCTAGTAGATCCTTGTCTCGTTTTGATGTCATATAGCTTGTGATCTGGTGACTACGGTGTGCAGCTATCCATGAGACAACTTTGGTCTTCAAGCCTACGTATATGTATGTGGCAGGTTCTTGGAATTCACCTACAATCTTTACAATTCTGATACTCCTGCTTTCTATTATCCAGGTCAAGAGTTCTTACCACCTTAACTTTGGCAGGTGGTCAAATGCTATGAGAAAGGTCTTTCTCCATCATCTCCTCAGTATGACACTGCACAGGTACTGTTGAAATGGGATGAGATTGTCACGGGTTGAGTTTGGGCTGGCCACAAAATGAATGACAGATGCTATTAACCCCttcccagaaggggaagggaaagggaataagggagggAGATTTatgggttggaaaaaacctgtAAGAGCTTTAATGAAACAgtaacaacagaaagaaaagataggAATAAGAAAATAACGAATTCTATACAAAGCCAATATTGAACTCCCCCAATGATGATTGCACCACCACTGCAGGGCAAGCACTAGGGAAGTCCTAGACTGGACTCTGCAGGAAATGGGAACTAGAATCAGGAACACACGGATAGGGATCAAAGGCAGTAgaatcag
It encodes:
- the LOC128975552 gene encoding cytochrome c oxidase assembly protein COX20, mitochondrial: MADEGDSEPKKSFKLLGFLDVGSVPCARESVLYGSLGSFVVGLGHFLATSRVRRSCDFAIGGFICTMLGYWFYCRYNLAQHRIRQRMLKEGMRNKILFEGSSLDPEKSQTGNERSDS